A window from Opitutia bacterium ISCC 52 encodes these proteins:
- a CDS encoding transposase produces the protein MRQLIFYIHPNLKSLFKKIAPQITHHRGLLAALRKRPEKLSSYQKQRLSELFEKHPALKPLYDKQLELRALLNIKSRTRKSCRKQLPKLLRLIEQLSGSGMDPLLTLAQTLQRWLEPIVCMWRFARSNGITGRLPSKNETHSTPRLRLQKL, from the coding sequence ATGAGGCAGTTGATTTTTTACATTCACCCTAACTTGAAGAGCTTGTTCAAAAAGATTGCTCCCCAGATCACTCACCACCGGGGACTGTTAGCAGCGCTTCGTAAGCGTCCTGAAAAACTGAGCTCCTATCAAAAGCAAAGGCTGTCTGAATTGTTCGAAAAACACCCAGCACTAAAGCCACTCTACGACAAGCAGCTCGAACTCAGAGCTCTGCTCAACATCAAGAGCCGTACTCGAAAGAGTTGCCGTAAGCAGTTGCCCAAACTGCTCAGGCTCATCGAGCAACTCAGCGGTAGCGGTATGGATCCATTGCTCACACTCGCCCAGACGCTACAGCGGTGGCTGGAACCCATCGTGTGCATGTGGCGATTCGCCAGAAGCAATGGTATCACCGGAAGGCTTCCATCGAAAAATGAAACTCATTCAACGCCGCGCTTACGGCTTCAAAAACTTTAA
- the yidD gene encoding membrane protein insertion efficiency factor YidD, with the protein MSSAVYRSIKQVPRYLAVALVLFYQRILSPMKSALLGPGGCCRFYPTCSEYAIQSIKVHGAFKGILLAALRLGKCQPFHRGGYDPVRPVTSQFQTLPKPESLLDLSGKS; encoded by the coding sequence ATGAGCTCCGCGGTTTACAGATCTATCAAACAGGTACCACGATATTTGGCTGTGGCTCTCGTACTTTTTTACCAACGGATTTTGAGTCCGATGAAGAGTGCTTTATTGGGTCCTGGTGGATGCTGTCGCTTCTACCCAACTTGTTCTGAGTATGCTATTCAGAGTATCAAGGTACATGGCGCTTTTAAAGGCATCCTATTGGCTGCTTTACGCTTGGGTAAATGTCAGCCCTTTCATCGAGGCGGGTATGACCCGGTTCGACCTGTTACTTCTCAATTTCAAACTCTGCCGAAACCAGAATCCCTTTTGGATCTGTCCGGCAAATCTTAG
- the larC gene encoding nickel pincer cofactor biosynthesis protein LarC, which yields MSILYVEPFSGLAGDMLLGALCGLTDGYDEIKALPDQLHLHDGKIEISELEKNGIVCKHVKVIDLNPDQEHHHSHDHDHGHSHNHGHGRHLSDIIHLIDHGHISDGAKAIAKGIFQEIGEAESSVHDIPIEKIHFHEISGVDSIIDIVGCAVLLDKLGIEKTYSDSVCTGFGMVKTQHGLLPVPAPATALLLKGLPSFKGDEEGERVTPTGAAILRFLKPEFTTPALSVSKVAYGPGQKDFIGPNVVRLSLVSEVDAPKETLYVIETNLDDCSPELLGESFQECLLGAGAVDFTMTPVTMKKGRPGLKLSVLCKAEKLDVVCDYILENTTTIGVRYYAAERKELSREAVSLETQYGAVQAKRVTTPSGKTRLKAEHEDLQRLAAEKGISVLQLMQEISGG from the coding sequence ATGAGTATCCTCTATGTGGAACCCTTTTCCGGTCTCGCCGGGGATATGTTGCTGGGTGCCTTGTGCGGGCTAACCGATGGCTACGATGAGATTAAAGCGCTTCCCGATCAACTGCATCTGCACGATGGCAAGATTGAAATCAGCGAGCTCGAGAAAAACGGCATCGTTTGTAAACATGTCAAAGTGATTGATCTCAATCCGGATCAAGAGCACCACCATTCGCACGACCACGACCACGGTCACTCACACAATCACGGTCATGGTCGCCACTTGAGTGACATCATCCACCTGATTGATCACGGTCACATTTCTGATGGCGCCAAAGCCATTGCGAAAGGAATCTTTCAGGAAATTGGAGAAGCCGAATCGAGTGTGCACGATATTCCCATCGAAAAGATTCACTTCCACGAGATCAGTGGTGTGGATTCGATCATCGATATTGTGGGCTGTGCAGTTCTCTTGGACAAATTGGGCATTGAAAAGACTTACTCGGATTCTGTTTGTACCGGATTCGGAATGGTTAAAACGCAACACGGCCTGCTACCGGTCCCAGCCCCCGCGACGGCTCTGTTGTTAAAAGGCCTACCCAGTTTTAAAGGAGATGAAGAAGGTGAGCGAGTCACTCCGACGGGTGCTGCGATTCTTCGCTTTCTGAAGCCTGAGTTTACCACCCCGGCTTTGTCCGTGAGCAAAGTAGCTTATGGTCCCGGACAAAAAGACTTTATTGGCCCCAATGTAGTTCGCTTATCTCTGGTGTCGGAAGTAGATGCACCCAAAGAAACTCTCTATGTCATAGAAACCAACCTCGACGACTGTTCTCCTGAATTACTGGGTGAGAGTTTTCAGGAATGTCTATTGGGCGCCGGTGCTGTAGATTTTACGATGACTCCGGTTACGATGAAGAAAGGTCGCCCCGGATTGAAGCTTTCGGTGCTATGCAAAGCAGAGAAACTGGATGTCGTTTGTGACTACATTCTGGAGAATACGACGACGATCGGCGTTCGATATTACGCTGCAGAACGCAAGGAGCTGAGTCGCGAAGCGGTGTCACTGGAGACGCAATACGGAGCTGTTCAGGCTAAACGGGTGACTACGCCATCGGGAAAGACCCGCTTGAAAGCTGAACATGAGGATCTTCAAAGACTGGCTGCGGAAAAAGGCATTTCGGTTCTGCAGTTGATGCAGGAGATTTCCGGCGGGTAG
- the rpmH gene encoding 50S ribosomal protein L34 codes for MQPTYRPSKLRRARKFGFRKRMSTKGGRKVITARRRKGRQRLTA; via the coding sequence ATGCAACCGACATATAGACCATCCAAACTTCGTAGAGCCCGCAAATTCGGGTTCCGCAAACGCATGTCCACCAAAGGTGGCCGCAAGGTAATTACCGCACGTCGTCGCAAAGGCCGGCAACGTTTGACTGCTTAA
- a CDS encoding sulfatase-like hydrolase/transferase — MKFPRIFLLLCFWMISVSASQPDFFIFTDDDLSQFDITPYGSTDVKTPHFQKLADEGMRFKRAFIASPACAPSRAAMLTGLMPARNGAMANHTYKNEGIASLPPLLSELGYEIAAFGKVSHGRGSDIETHGFDHWDRKLDRETIEAWLKQRDPSKPLCLFVGTHSPHVPWPDNDGYDPESLWLPPNHIDTAMTRQFRARYYTDITISDTEYGYCRELASIYMNKDLLTIMSSDHGSQWPFAKWNLYDAGIRVPFLVSWPGHIEPGSQSNAMISWIDILPTLIDIAGGHAGEEIDGRSFAQILTKPEAEHRDRIFTIHDNDGSANVYPIRSVRTSKWKYILNLEPTWIHSTHSYRFRKDNAGAYWWSWDRAAENDPEAGGIVTKYHIRPAEELYDLENDPFEMNNLAALPQLADKLLQLRAELDDWLLAQHDPMTIKTEPWQLGDDGFLDPDTRGEDW, encoded by the coding sequence ATGAAATTTCCCCGCATTTTCCTGCTTCTCTGTTTCTGGATGATCTCGGTCTCCGCGTCCCAGCCTGACTTCTTCATCTTCACTGACGATGACCTAAGTCAGTTTGACATCACTCCCTACGGATCGACTGATGTGAAAACGCCCCATTTCCAGAAGCTGGCCGATGAAGGCATGCGCTTCAAGCGGGCTTTTATTGCGTCTCCTGCTTGTGCTCCTAGTCGGGCCGCCATGCTGACCGGATTGATGCCGGCAAGGAATGGGGCCATGGCTAATCATACCTACAAGAACGAGGGGATCGCCTCACTCCCGCCTCTGTTAAGTGAGTTGGGTTACGAGATCGCCGCCTTCGGAAAAGTATCTCACGGGAGAGGCTCAGACATTGAAACCCATGGCTTTGATCATTGGGATCGTAAGTTGGACCGTGAGACAATCGAGGCTTGGCTAAAACAACGTGACCCAAGTAAACCGTTGTGCCTTTTCGTTGGTACCCATTCTCCACACGTTCCCTGGCCGGATAACGATGGCTATGATCCGGAAAGTCTATGGCTACCCCCGAATCACATCGATACGGCGATGACTCGTCAGTTCCGTGCACGCTATTACACGGATATCACGATTTCGGATACAGAATATGGTTACTGCCGAGAATTGGCTTCTATATACATGAATAAGGATCTGCTTACCATCATGTCATCCGATCACGGATCTCAGTGGCCCTTTGCAAAGTGGAACCTCTACGATGCAGGCATTAGGGTGCCTTTTCTGGTATCCTGGCCGGGGCATATTGAGCCAGGTTCTCAATCCAATGCGATGATAAGCTGGATCGATATTTTGCCTACCTTAATTGATATCGCGGGAGGCCATGCAGGTGAAGAGATCGACGGGCGTTCATTTGCTCAGATTCTGACCAAGCCTGAAGCCGAGCATCGCGACCGTATCTTCACCATCCATGACAACGACGGTTCGGCGAATGTATATCCCATCCGCTCCGTTCGAACTTCAAAGTGGAAGTACATTCTAAACCTCGAGCCCACCTGGATCCATTCCACACACTCTTACCGCTTCCGAAAGGATAATGCTGGAGCGTATTGGTGGAGTTGGGATCGAGCGGCGGAGAACGATCCTGAAGCCGGAGGCATCGTAACGAAGTACCACATCCGTCCCGCTGAAGAACTTTACGATTTGGAGAATGATCCTTTCGAGATGAACAACTTGGCGGCATTGCCGCAACTGGCCGATAAGCTTCTCCAGCTTCGAGCTGAACTAGATGACTGGCTTCTAGCGCAGCATGATCCGATGACCATCAAGACTGAACCTTGGCAACTGGGGGATGATGGATTCCTGGATCCTGATACTCGAGGAGAAGACTGGTAG
- the larB gene encoding nickel pincer cofactor biosynthesis protein LarB, protein MDEYNLDMDRENRLGFPEVVYGETKSAGLLKSILGEYQEQGKNALASRLQPEKGKELLAVFPDAFFDELSGSFLLQKNELDESAAQIGIICAGSSDLFAVNEALYTLNLLNEPAVCINDVGVAGIHRLLNRLDEIKKFKVLIVVAGFEGALPSVVGGLLKQPIIAVPTSIGYGVAEGGQSALHAMLSSCANGLTVTNIDNGYGAAMAAYRIIQLLKGQS, encoded by the coding sequence ATGGATGAATACAATTTAGATATGGACCGGGAGAATCGCCTTGGCTTCCCGGAAGTGGTCTACGGAGAAACCAAGTCGGCTGGACTTTTGAAGTCTATTCTTGGTGAGTATCAAGAGCAGGGGAAGAATGCTCTGGCCTCCCGATTGCAGCCCGAGAAGGGGAAGGAGCTACTAGCAGTATTTCCGGATGCATTTTTTGATGAGTTGTCCGGCTCCTTCTTGCTCCAGAAAAATGAGTTGGACGAATCAGCCGCCCAGATTGGGATCATTTGCGCTGGCAGTTCGGACCTGTTTGCAGTCAACGAAGCACTCTACACGCTCAACCTGCTCAATGAGCCTGCTGTCTGTATCAACGATGTAGGTGTGGCTGGTATCCATCGGTTATTAAATCGCTTGGATGAGATTAAAAAATTTAAGGTCCTGATCGTGGTGGCTGGATTTGAAGGGGCTCTACCAAGTGTGGTGGGAGGATTACTCAAACAACCGATCATTGCGGTGCCTACCAGTATTGGTTACGGAGTGGCCGAAGGTGGGCAATCAGCTCTACATGCGATGCTTTCCAGCTGTGCAAACGGGCTTACAGTTACCAACATTGATAACGGTTATGGAGCCGCGATGGCTGCCTATCGTATAATTCAGCTTCTTAAGGGTCAGTCATGA
- a CDS encoding DUF1552 domain-containing protein, with protein sequence MPTQEYPMLVNSINRRQFLHTVGVSLALPSLASLSKLSGATGPAKEAAKAKRLVCIGANLGLHATSLFPKETGTEYSPTPLLKDLIRHKDKLSVFSGLDHRAPNGHKNWDNYLSGRNAGDVTLDQIAAKKIGSSTRFESLQISAGRGSNQQKMVFNQEGIPLPKIERPSVVYQTLFGLPADADRTEYLLKSGNSSLDKVTSEAKQLQNRVSTEDKHKLEEYFSSIRDLEKRMERQLKGLHKPRPEVNYQLPTFDPIAPTQMLENQALMYDLMALALETDSTRVITMMLPGLGQVFTINGEMLSAGYHALSHHRNNSQMIIDLIKIEGEHMKLLAGFIEQLKTKTDREGNPLIDSTLVMWGAGMGDASRHSNANLPILLAGGGLKHGSHHSFDREDPNAPLLGDLYITMLQQLGLETDTFSNANRNMNQYLV encoded by the coding sequence ATGCCTACCCAAGAATACCCCATGCTAGTAAATTCTATAAATCGTCGACAATTTCTGCATACAGTAGGCGTTTCGCTCGCCCTTCCTTCCCTAGCATCCCTTTCAAAACTATCGGGTGCAACCGGTCCGGCAAAGGAAGCAGCCAAGGCCAAACGATTGGTCTGCATTGGCGCCAATCTAGGTCTGCACGCTACTTCGTTATTTCCCAAAGAAACGGGCACCGAGTATTCCCCCACTCCACTATTAAAGGACCTCATCCGTCATAAGGATAAGCTTTCCGTATTTTCAGGCCTGGATCACCGGGCACCTAATGGACACAAAAACTGGGACAATTATTTGAGTGGGCGAAATGCAGGTGACGTCACACTGGATCAGATTGCCGCCAAGAAGATTGGGAGCAGCACCCGCTTTGAATCCCTGCAGATTAGCGCGGGAAGAGGTAGTAATCAGCAAAAAATGGTCTTCAATCAGGAAGGTATCCCCTTACCCAAGATTGAACGACCCAGTGTGGTTTACCAAACGCTCTTTGGGCTTCCGGCAGATGCCGATCGAACTGAATACCTTTTAAAGAGTGGAAATAGCTCACTCGACAAAGTGACCAGCGAAGCAAAGCAACTGCAGAATCGCGTAAGTACCGAGGACAAGCATAAGCTGGAGGAGTACTTCTCTTCTATTCGCGATCTTGAAAAACGAATGGAGCGTCAGCTTAAGGGATTACACAAACCGAGACCTGAGGTAAATTATCAACTCCCCACTTTCGACCCGATCGCCCCCACCCAGATGCTCGAGAACCAGGCGCTGATGTATGATCTGATGGCGCTCGCACTTGAGACGGATTCAACACGTGTCATCACCATGATGCTGCCTGGTTTGGGACAGGTCTTTACCATCAATGGAGAAATGTTGTCCGCTGGGTACCACGCACTTTCTCATCACAGAAATAACTCCCAAATGATCATCGATCTGATCAAGATTGAAGGTGAGCATATGAAACTGCTAGCTGGTTTTATAGAGCAACTGAAGACCAAGACAGATAGGGAAGGGAATCCTCTCATCGATTCCACTTTGGTTATGTGGGGTGCAGGTATGGGTGATGCGAGTCGTCACTCAAACGCCAACCTCCCCATCCTCTTGGCTGGCGGTGGCCTCAAGCACGGAAGCCACCATTCCTTTGATAGAGAGGACCCCAACGCTCCTTTGCTGGGTGACCTTTACATCACCATGTTGCAGCAATTAGGCTTGGAGACCGATACCTTCTCCAATGCGAACCGCAATATGAACCAGTACTTGGTTTAG
- the yidC gene encoding membrane protein insertase YidC, whose product MDKKNTFIGMLFLVAAFAMIPLMNKRREDATPTAAQEQPPAQAEQAINNAAPLDEPPVATETIEQATTAAQEVIEAVEETASVLEELSYLKNDLIEVIFTNQGGGIKKVAMTEYEAAKDSEDPFLFNHYGYAPMLGISINDGSYDESYTKTFQSDTEIHFERQSSDGLLVRKKFRINPSHSEDEEYSIHHSIEFVNTGSNSLLVNDYALHLGTMEPALLGGGTLMGGYLNLGYYEDDDEDFIGSNKFIPSNGFLGIGSNKNPPPYLEEVSQFDWVSLKNQFFVNLLTPEVPGTGVVVRPQPLSLINDKGDQVIALSGDAKFELAGLQANEKVISEMDFYVGPKEIFRMQAMDKNQEAVMQFGWFGAVSKILLLGMKQIYSFIPNWGVAIVLITIILKIVFWPLTQISARSAKKMQKIQGPMKELTEKYKDDPQRKNQEMMKLYRTHKVNPLGGCLPMLVQIPIFIGFFYMLRTSSELRFAEFLWIADLSQPEKLFSWGFSIPFLGQYFNLLPILMATTMYFQMKMTPTAGSPEQQAIFKFMPVMMLVMLYNFGSGLCLYWTVQNLMTILQQTITNKRKDKEEIAAEEEALNPTQPVENPLIRKKPKRKPKNQ is encoded by the coding sequence ATGGATAAAAAAAACACTTTTATAGGAATGCTATTCTTGGTGGCGGCCTTCGCCATGATTCCGCTGATGAACAAGCGGCGAGAAGATGCTACACCAACTGCTGCCCAAGAGCAGCCTCCAGCCCAAGCCGAGCAGGCAATTAATAATGCTGCGCCGCTTGATGAACCGCCCGTTGCCACAGAAACAATCGAGCAAGCAACCACCGCTGCCCAGGAAGTCATTGAGGCTGTTGAAGAAACAGCGAGTGTCCTGGAGGAGTTGAGTTACCTGAAGAATGATTTGATCGAGGTAATCTTTACCAATCAGGGTGGAGGAATCAAGAAGGTGGCGATGACTGAATATGAGGCCGCCAAAGATTCAGAAGATCCCTTCCTGTTTAATCATTATGGGTATGCTCCTATGTTGGGGATCTCGATTAATGATGGTTCCTATGACGAAAGTTATACTAAGACCTTCCAGTCTGATACAGAGATTCACTTTGAGCGGCAGAGCTCAGATGGCCTCTTGGTGAGAAAAAAGTTTAGGATCAATCCAAGCCATTCGGAAGATGAGGAATACTCCATCCATCATAGTATCGAGTTTGTAAATACCGGCTCAAACAGCCTCCTGGTTAACGACTATGCGCTGCACCTGGGAACCATGGAACCTGCTCTGCTAGGTGGTGGCACTTTAATGGGTGGGTATTTGAATTTGGGCTATTATGAAGACGACGATGAGGATTTCATTGGTTCCAATAAGTTCATTCCCTCGAATGGTTTTCTTGGAATTGGATCGAATAAGAACCCTCCCCCTTACTTAGAAGAGGTTTCTCAATTTGACTGGGTAAGCCTCAAGAACCAGTTTTTCGTTAACCTCCTCACTCCTGAAGTTCCGGGAACCGGTGTTGTTGTTCGCCCTCAACCGCTTTCTTTAATCAACGATAAAGGAGATCAGGTCATTGCTTTGAGTGGAGATGCCAAGTTCGAATTGGCAGGCTTGCAAGCGAATGAAAAAGTAATTTCTGAGATGGATTTTTATGTCGGACCGAAAGAAATCTTTCGTATGCAGGCTATGGATAAGAACCAGGAAGCTGTTATGCAGTTTGGCTGGTTTGGTGCCGTGAGTAAAATACTACTCTTGGGAATGAAACAGATCTACTCCTTCATCCCGAACTGGGGTGTAGCGATTGTGCTCATCACAATTATCCTTAAAATTGTTTTCTGGCCCCTTACTCAGATCTCGGCCCGTTCTGCCAAAAAGATGCAGAAGATCCAAGGACCGATGAAGGAGCTCACGGAGAAATATAAGGATGATCCTCAGCGCAAGAACCAGGAGATGATGAAGCTCTACCGTACCCATAAGGTGAATCCTTTGGGCGGCTGCTTGCCGATGTTGGTACAGATTCCGATCTTTATCGGATTCTTCTATATGCTTCGGACGTCTTCGGAGTTGCGATTTGCAGAGTTCCTATGGATTGCCGACCTGTCGCAGCCGGAAAAGCTATTCTCTTGGGGCTTTTCAATTCCGTTTCTGGGGCAGTACTTCAATTTGCTGCCGATACTCATGGCCACCACCATGTACTTCCAAATGAAGATGACGCCGACTGCTGGTTCACCAGAACAGCAAGCGATCTTTAAATTCATGCCGGTCATGATGCTGGTGATGCTTTATAACTTTGGATCTGGCCTGTGTTTATATTGGACCGTTCAAAATTTAATGACCATTCTTCAGCAAACCATTACCAATAAACGGAAGGACAAAGAGGAAATTGCTGCTGAAGAGGAGGCCCTAAACCCGACTCAACCAGTAGAGAATCCTCTCATCCGTAAGAAACCGAAACGTAAACCTAAAAATCAGTAA
- a CDS encoding DUF1592 domain-containing protein gives MRNWILDSIVVCLLATAFSLSAETPIPDQSFQVLDNYCLSCHDDVEFKGEINLDTLAIDWRDSDQIHLWERVIKMVERGEMPPKKKKQPTQAERDELAGWLDKMLSKHSPIGGTTIRRLNRREYLHSLNDLFNINYELPNGFPQDNEAHGFDNQAEALTLSGALMESYSQVATDLAEKLFPPPRQVLEAETTEIPAKDFTYAYSSGLLREGKMRLVSNTHQLAHSASWPTHFVAKATGTYQLTIYLSALNPPEGTQAIANVYAVAAEDASQRDVHELRLLGSFTVEAVQGERFLTEVLLEKGETLAFHYANGVISEDPKHLANFIYPMLEGDPKLASAFKQAGGKVARGRVGLDHVYLLIQADELPPPPVGEELDELVTTMSSDKRSIAETLSYKLFEEGPALEILHVAVKGPLTLEDSAEDQYWKERSEKLLGKPRGTNITVRINAFLNNLLTPAFRRPVESSTLKEYREIILAEKKASGRLEDGYHLAVRTALTSPYFLYRGFNDGTLESFDLASRLSYFLTSRPPDRQLKKAAANGSLLGREELEKQTQRLIASNKSNTFVESFLGQWLDLNELENLVPDANLFESPREFKYTDAEKEAYIQEAHMVFREILDKNRPLEDFIDPDFTYTTGAVGRYIYDLPEFKNRKKNDNKKMERATLEHGGRFGGLLAMAGVMTATANGVDTQPVLRGVWVLENILGDPPPSPPDAVPALTPGTGNEVSPREILASHMADESCAGCHKKIDPVGFVLESFDPVGRWRTEYPAPRTSKKKQVGLPVETDGHLTDGTELKDITDLKTYLRQDITSFAECISEKLLTYATGREMNYSDRKLIKNLVATNQQIGGGFQDLLIALVNSDSFRTK, from the coding sequence ATGAGAAACTGGATACTCGATAGCATAGTGGTTTGCTTACTTGCCACAGCATTCTCACTTTCAGCGGAGACACCCATTCCCGATCAATCGTTTCAAGTATTAGACAACTACTGTCTGAGTTGCCATGACGACGTCGAGTTTAAGGGAGAAATCAATCTGGATACGCTAGCAATTGACTGGAGGGACTCTGATCAAATCCACCTCTGGGAGCGAGTCATCAAAATGGTCGAGCGCGGTGAGATGCCGCCCAAGAAAAAGAAACAGCCCACTCAAGCTGAGCGCGATGAGCTAGCCGGCTGGCTGGATAAGATGCTATCCAAACATAGCCCAATCGGCGGGACGACCATTCGCAGACTGAATCGAAGAGAATACCTCCACTCCCTAAACGACCTGTTCAACATCAACTATGAGCTTCCCAACGGATTCCCCCAGGATAATGAAGCTCATGGATTTGATAATCAGGCGGAAGCACTAACGCTATCGGGTGCTTTAATGGAGTCCTACTCCCAAGTAGCGACGGATCTCGCGGAAAAGCTGTTTCCACCTCCACGCCAAGTACTGGAAGCCGAAACGACTGAAATCCCGGCAAAGGATTTTACCTACGCTTATTCATCGGGCTTGTTGAGGGAGGGCAAGATGCGATTGGTCAGCAACACGCACCAACTCGCTCACAGCGCTTCCTGGCCGACACATTTTGTGGCCAAAGCGACCGGGACTTACCAATTAACCATTTATCTTTCAGCTCTAAATCCTCCCGAAGGCACCCAGGCAATTGCCAACGTCTATGCCGTGGCTGCTGAAGATGCATCTCAAAGAGACGTACATGAACTGAGACTGCTTGGAAGTTTTACTGTGGAAGCGGTTCAAGGGGAACGATTCCTGACTGAGGTGTTGCTGGAAAAAGGTGAGACCCTGGCGTTCCACTATGCAAACGGTGTCATCAGTGAAGATCCTAAGCACTTGGCTAATTTTATTTATCCTATGCTTGAAGGGGATCCCAAGCTGGCATCGGCATTCAAGCAAGCTGGAGGCAAAGTGGCGCGTGGACGTGTGGGTTTGGATCATGTCTACTTGTTAATTCAAGCGGATGAGTTACCCCCACCTCCGGTTGGTGAAGAGTTGGATGAGCTCGTGACCACTATGAGTAGCGATAAGCGTTCCATCGCGGAAACGCTGTCGTATAAACTTTTTGAAGAAGGTCCCGCACTCGAGATTCTGCACGTCGCTGTCAAAGGGCCACTCACCTTGGAAGACAGCGCGGAAGATCAGTATTGGAAAGAACGGTCTGAGAAACTGCTGGGAAAACCCAGGGGTACTAACATCACCGTCCGGATAAATGCGTTTCTAAACAACCTGTTAACGCCAGCCTTCCGTCGGCCGGTTGAGTCCTCTACGCTCAAAGAATACAGAGAAATTATTCTGGCAGAAAAGAAAGCGAGTGGCCGCCTTGAGGATGGCTATCATCTAGCGGTTCGGACCGCGTTGACCTCGCCTTACTTTCTCTATCGAGGGTTCAATGACGGAACGTTGGAAAGCTTCGATCTCGCTTCGCGCCTGTCCTACTTTCTCACATCACGCCCACCGGACAGGCAGTTAAAGAAAGCGGCCGCCAATGGTTCCTTGTTAGGCAGAGAGGAGTTGGAAAAACAAACCCAACGTCTGATTGCATCCAACAAATCAAATACCTTCGTCGAGAGTTTCCTCGGCCAGTGGTTGGACCTGAACGAATTAGAAAACCTGGTTCCCGACGCCAATCTGTTTGAAAGCCCCAGGGAGTTTAAATACACCGACGCTGAAAAAGAGGCCTACATTCAAGAAGCTCATATGGTGTTCCGGGAGATCCTGGATAAGAACCGGCCTCTAGAGGATTTTATCGATCCGGATTTCACTTATACTACGGGAGCAGTGGGTCGCTACATTTATGACCTGCCAGAGTTCAAAAACCGCAAGAAGAACGATAACAAGAAAATGGAACGTGCGACACTCGAGCATGGTGGGCGCTTTGGTGGCCTACTTGCAATGGCTGGGGTGATGACTGCAACCGCCAACGGAGTAGACACTCAGCCCGTGCTTCGAGGGGTATGGGTCTTGGAAAACATCCTGGGCGACCCGCCTCCATCACCTCCTGACGCTGTTCCAGCTCTTACACCAGGCACGGGCAACGAGGTATCTCCACGCGAAATACTAGCATCCCATATGGCTGATGAGTCATGTGCCGGTTGTCACAAGAAAATCGATCCTGTCGGCTTTGTATTGGAATCATTCGATCCCGTAGGTCGTTGGAGAACTGAATACCCGGCTCCACGCACATCCAAGAAAAAGCAAGTGGGACTGCCGGTCGAAACAGATGGCCATTTGACCGACGGAACTGAGCTTAAAGACATCACTGACCTGAAGACCTACCTGAGGCAGGACATCACTTCCTTTGCTGAATGTATTTCTGAAAAGCTCCTCACCTATGCCACCGGCAGGGAAATGAACTACAGCGATCGCAAGCTCATAAAGAATCTGGTAGCTACTAATCAGCAGATCGGTGGTGGGTTCCAGGACCTGCTCATTGCCTTGGTAAATTCGGACAGCTTCCGGACGAAGTAA
- the rnpA gene encoding ribonuclease P protein component, which translates to MRFRFTARQHLRRAREFEAVRKFGRAFQSAPFVFTLYIPELDEEATPVRRFGVIASRRVGNAVVRNLCKRRSREFFRRHQHALPEHCDCVLLVRRKFPELSFADLEETFVKAYRYVTRTK; encoded by the coding sequence ATGCGTTTTCGATTCACGGCCCGGCAGCACCTGCGTCGTGCCCGAGAATTTGAAGCAGTACGCAAATTCGGGCGGGCTTTTCAAAGTGCGCCCTTTGTTTTCACTTTATATATTCCAGAGCTTGACGAAGAGGCCACGCCGGTTCGGCGATTTGGCGTCATCGCTTCCAGGAGGGTGGGAAATGCCGTTGTTCGGAATCTCTGCAAACGCAGGTCCAGAGAATTCTTCCGACGGCACCAGCATGCGTTGCCAGAGCATTGCGACTGTGTGCTCCTTGTTCGACGCAAGTTCCCCGAACTTTCCTTTGCCGACTTGGAGGAAACCTTTGTCAAAGCCTACCGGTACGTAACCCGGACGAAATGA